In a single window of the Phocoena phocoena chromosome 14, mPhoPho1.1, whole genome shotgun sequence genome:
- the SRSF7 gene encoding serine/arginine-rich splicing factor 7 isoform X2, which yields MSRYGRYGGETKVYVGNLGTGAGKGELERAFSYYGPLRTVWIARNPPGFAFVEFEDPRDAEDAVRGLDGKVICGSRVRVELSTGMPRRSRFDRPPARRPFDPNDRCYECGEKGHYAYDCHRYSRRRRSRSRSRSHSRSRGRRYSRSRSRSRGRRSRSASPRRSRSVSLRRSRSASLRRSRSGSIKGSRSRSRSRSRSRSLSRPRSSRSKSRSPSPKRSRSPSGSPRRSASPERVD from the exons ATGTCGCGTTACGGGCGGTACGGAGGAG AAACCAAGGTGTATGTTGGTAACCTGGGAACTGGTGCTGGCAAAGGAGAATTAGAAAGGGCTTTCAGTTATTATGGTCCCTTAAGAACTGTGTGGATTGCCAGAAATCCTCCGGGATTTGCCTTTGTGGAATTTGAAGATCCTAGAGATGCAGAAGATGCAGTGCGAGGCCTGGATGGGAA agtGATTTGTGGTTCCCGAGTGAGAGTTGAACTATCAACAGGCATGCCTCGGAGATCTCGTTTTGATAGACCACCTGCCCGACGTCCCTTTGATCCCAATGATAGATGCTATGAGTGTGGCGAAAAGGGACATTATGCTTATGATTGTCATCGCTATAGCCGCCGAAGAAGAAGcag GTCACGGTCTAGATCACATTCAAGATCCAGAGGTAGGCGATACTCTCGCTCTCGCAgcaggagcaggggaaggag gtCAAGATCAGCATCTCCTCGGCGATCAAGATCTGTGTCTCTTCGTAGATCAAGATCAGCTTCACTCAGACGATCTAGGTCTGGTTCTATAAAAGGATCGAG ATCCCGGTCCAGGTCGAGATCAAGATCCAGGTCTCTTTCACGACCAAGAAGCAG CCGATCGAAGTCCAGATCTCCATCTCCAAAAAGAAG tcgTTCCCCATCAGGAAGTCCGCGAAGAAGTGCAAGTCCTGAAAGAGTGGACTGA
- the SRSF7 gene encoding serine/arginine-rich splicing factor 7 isoform X1: MSRYGRYGGETKVYVGNLGTGAGKGELERAFSYYGPLRTVWIARNPPGFAFVEFEDPRDAEDAVRGLDGKVICGSRVRVELSTGMPRRSRFDRPPARRPFDPNDRCYECGEKGHYAYDCHRYSRRRRSRSRSRSHSRSRGRRYSRSRSRSRGRRSRSASPRRSRSVSLRRSRSASLRRSRSGSIKGSRYFQSRSRSRSRSRSLSRPRSSRSKSRSPSPKRSRSPSGSPRRSASPERVD, translated from the exons ATGTCGCGTTACGGGCGGTACGGAGGAG AAACCAAGGTGTATGTTGGTAACCTGGGAACTGGTGCTGGCAAAGGAGAATTAGAAAGGGCTTTCAGTTATTATGGTCCCTTAAGAACTGTGTGGATTGCCAGAAATCCTCCGGGATTTGCCTTTGTGGAATTTGAAGATCCTAGAGATGCAGAAGATGCAGTGCGAGGCCTGGATGGGAA agtGATTTGTGGTTCCCGAGTGAGAGTTGAACTATCAACAGGCATGCCTCGGAGATCTCGTTTTGATAGACCACCTGCCCGACGTCCCTTTGATCCCAATGATAGATGCTATGAGTGTGGCGAAAAGGGACATTATGCTTATGATTGTCATCGCTATAGCCGCCGAAGAAGAAGcag GTCACGGTCTAGATCACATTCAAGATCCAGAGGTAGGCGATACTCTCGCTCTCGCAgcaggagcaggggaaggag gtCAAGATCAGCATCTCCTCGGCGATCAAGATCTGTGTCTCTTCGTAGATCAAGATCAGCTTCACTCAGACGATCTAGGTCTGGTTCTATAAAAGGATCGAGGTATTTCCA ATCCCGGTCCAGGTCGAGATCAAGATCCAGGTCTCTTTCACGACCAAGAAGCAG CCGATCGAAGTCCAGATCTCCATCTCCAAAAAGAAG tcgTTCCCCATCAGGAAGTCCGCGAAGAAGTGCAAGTCCTGAAAGAGTGGACTGA
- the SRSF7 gene encoding serine/arginine-rich splicing factor 7 isoform X3, with product MSRYGRYGGETKVYVGNLGTGAGKGELERAFSYYGPLRTVWIARNPPGFAFVEFEDPRDAEDAVRGLDGKVICGSRVRVELSTGMPRRSRFDRPPARRPFDPNDRCYECGEKGHYAYDCHRYSRRRRSRSRSRSHSRSRGRRYSRSRSRSRGRRSRSASPRRSRSVSLRRSRSASLRRSRSGSIKGSRYFQSRSRSRSRSRSLSRPRSSRSPSGSPRRSASPERVD from the exons ATGTCGCGTTACGGGCGGTACGGAGGAG AAACCAAGGTGTATGTTGGTAACCTGGGAACTGGTGCTGGCAAAGGAGAATTAGAAAGGGCTTTCAGTTATTATGGTCCCTTAAGAACTGTGTGGATTGCCAGAAATCCTCCGGGATTTGCCTTTGTGGAATTTGAAGATCCTAGAGATGCAGAAGATGCAGTGCGAGGCCTGGATGGGAA agtGATTTGTGGTTCCCGAGTGAGAGTTGAACTATCAACAGGCATGCCTCGGAGATCTCGTTTTGATAGACCACCTGCCCGACGTCCCTTTGATCCCAATGATAGATGCTATGAGTGTGGCGAAAAGGGACATTATGCTTATGATTGTCATCGCTATAGCCGCCGAAGAAGAAGcag GTCACGGTCTAGATCACATTCAAGATCCAGAGGTAGGCGATACTCTCGCTCTCGCAgcaggagcaggggaaggag gtCAAGATCAGCATCTCCTCGGCGATCAAGATCTGTGTCTCTTCGTAGATCAAGATCAGCTTCACTCAGACGATCTAGGTCTGGTTCTATAAAAGGATCGAGGTATTTCCA ATCCCGGTCCAGGTCGAGATCAAGATCCAGGTCTCTTTCACGACCAAGAAGCAG tcgTTCCCCATCAGGAAGTCCGCGAAGAAGTGCAAGTCCTGAAAGAGTGGACTGA